Proteins from a genomic interval of Ficedula albicollis isolate OC2 chromosome 9, FicAlb1.5, whole genome shotgun sequence:
- the SLITRK3 gene encoding SLIT and NTRK-like protein 3: protein MMKPSTAETLHKGRMLWIILLSTIALAWTTPIPLIEDSEELDEPCFDPCYCEVKESLFHIHCDNKGFINISQITESWSRPFKLYLQRNSMRKLYTNSFLHLNNAVSINLGNNALQDIQTGAFNGLRVLKRLYLHENKLDIFRNDTFLGLESLEYLQADYNVIKRIESGAFRNLSKLRVLILNDNLIPMLPTNLFKSVSLTHLDLRGNRLKVLSYRGMLDHIGRSLMEIQLEENPWNCTCEIVQLKSWLERIPYTALVGDITCETPFHFHGKDLREIKRSKLCPMLSDSEVEASLGIPQLSSSKENAWPTKPSSMLSSFHFTASSVEYKTSNKQPKPTKQPRAPRPPPTPRGLYPGPNQPPVAAYQTRPPIPIICPTGCSCNLHINDLGLTVNCKERGFHNISELLPRPLNAKKLYLSGNLIQKIYRSDFWNFSSLDLLHLGNNRISYVQDGAFINLPNLKSLYLNGNDIERLTPGMFRGLQSLHYLYFEYNLIREIQPAAFSLMPNLKLLFLNDNLLRTLPTDAFAGTSLARLNLRNNHFLALPVAGVLEHLHAIVQIDLKLNPWDCTCELVPLKQWLEALSSVSVVGEVLCASPEGGVPRDRDRPPPCAVGFVDCLYGTVPKLKELHVHPPGMQYPDLQQDARLKETLLFAAGKGFPDHQTPTSEYLELRAKLQTKPDYLEVLEKTTYRF, encoded by the exons ATGATGAAACCTTCCACGGCAGAGACGCTTCATAAAGGAAGGATGTTGTGGATAATTCTTCTAAGCACAATCGCTCTAGCATGGACTACACCCATTCCCTTGATAGAGGACTCGGAGGAACTGGATGAGCCCTGCTTTGATCCATGTTACTGTGAAGTGAAGGAGAGCCTTTTCCATATACATTGTGACAACAAGGGATTTATAAATATTAGCCAGATAACAGAGTCGTGGTCGAGACCTTTTAAACTTTATCTGCAGAGGAATTCCATGAGGAAATTGTACACCAACAGTTTTCTTCACTTGAACAATGCTGTATCTATTAACCTTGGGAACAATGCACTGCAGGACATTCAGACGGGGGCTTTTAACGGGCTCCGGGTTCTGAAGAGGTTGTATTTGCACGAAAACAAATTGGACATTTTCAGGAACGACACTTTCCTGGGTTTGGAAAGTCTGGAATATCTGCAGGCAGATTACAATGTCATTAAACGGATTGAAAGCGGGGCATTTCGAAACCTAAGTAAATTGAGGGTCCTTATCCTAAATGACAATCTCATCCCCATGCTTCCCACCAATTTATTTAAGTCTGTGTCCTTAACCCACTTGGACTTGCGGGGGAACCGCCTCAAAGTCCTTTCGTACCGCGGGATGTTGGACCACATTGGCAGGAGCCTGATGGAGATCCAGCTGGAGGAGAACCCGTGGAACTGTACGTGCGAGATCGTGCAGCTCAAGAGCTGGCTGGAGCGCATCCCCTACACCGCCCTGGTGGGGGACATCACCTGCGAGACGCCCTTCCACTTCCACGGGAAGGACCTGCGGGAAATCAAAAGAAGCAAGCTCTGCCCCATGCTGTCCGACTCGGAGGTGGAAgccagcctgggcatccctcAGCTGTCCTCCAGCAAGGAGAACGCGTGGCCTACCAAGCCTTCCTCCATGCTGTCCTCCTTCCATTTCACCGCTTCCTCTGTTGAGTACAAAACGTCCAACAAGCAGCCCAAGCCCACCAAGCAGCCCCGGGCGCCCCGGCCTCCCCCGACCCCCCGTGGCCTGTACCCCGGGCCCAACCAGCCGCCCGTGGCTGCCTACCAGACCCGGCCCCCCATCCCCATCATCTGCCCCACCGGCTGCTCTTGCAATTTGCACATCAACGACCTGGGCCTGACGGTCAACTGCAAGGAGCGGGGGTTCCACAACATCTCCGAGCTCCTGCCCAGGCCCTTGAACGCCAAGAAGCTGTACCTGAGCGGGAATTTGATCCAGAAAATCTACCGCTCCgatttctggaatttttcctccttggatCTCTTACACCTGGGGAACAACCGGATCTCCTACGTGCAGGACGGGGCGTTCATCAACCTGCCGAACCTCAAGAGCCTGTACCTGAACGGGAACGACATCGAGCGGCTCACCCCGGGCATGTTCCGGGGCCTGCAGAGTTTGCATTACCTGTACTTCGAGTACAACCTGATCAGGGAAATCCAGCCGGCGGCCTTCAGCCTCATGCCCAACCTGAAGCTCCTCTTCCTCAACGACAACCTGCTCCGCACGCTGCCCACCGACGCCTTCGCCGGCACCTCCCTGGCGCGCCTCAACCTGCGCAACAACCACTTCCTGGCGCTGCCGGTGGCCGGGGTGCTGGAGCACCTGCACGCCATCGTGCAGATCGACCTGAAGCTCAACCCCTGGGACTGCACCTGCGAGCTGGTGCCGCTCAAGCAGTGGCTGGAGGCGCTCAGCTCCGTCAGCGTGGTGGGCGAGGTGCTGTGCGCCAGccccgagggg ggggtcccgcgGGACCGCGACCGCCCGCCGCCCTGCGCCGTGGGCTTCGTGGACTGCCTGTACGGCACCGTGCCCAAGCTGAAGGAACTGCACGTCCACCCCCCCGGCATGCAATACCCGGACCTGCAGCAGGACGCCAGGCTGAAGGAGACGCTGCTCTTCGCGGCCGGCAAGGGCTTCCCGGACCACCAAACCCCCACAAGCGAATACCTCGAGTTAAGGGCCAAACTCCAAACCAAGCCGGATTACCTCGAAGTCCTGGAGAAGACCACGTACCGGTTCTGA